The Arachis hypogaea cultivar Tifrunner chromosome 19, arahy.Tifrunner.gnm2.J5K5, whole genome shotgun sequence genome has a window encoding:
- the LOC112777258 gene encoding PITH domain-containing protein At3g04780, with translation MSGESASAIQKGQVDLLDFIDWSGVECLNQSSTHSLPNALKQGYREDDGLHLDSDADEQLLLYIPFTQVIKLHSILVKGPEEEGPKTVKLFSNKEHMGFSNVNDYPPSDMAVLTPDNLKGKPVLVKYVKFQNVRSLTIFIEDNQTGSEITQVQKIMLYGSTVETTDMKGLKKIEDH, from the exons ATGTCTGGGGAATCAGCGAGTGCCATTCAAAAGGGTCAA GTTGATCTGTTAGACTTCATAGACTggtctggcgttgaatgcctcaATCAGAGCTCAACCCATTCTCTCCCCAATGCTCTCAAACag GGGTATAGAGAAGATGATGGTTTGCATCTGGACAGTGATGCGGATGAGCAGCTTCTGCTGTATATTCCATTTACACAAGTAATTAAACTCCATTCCATTCTTGTCAAGGGTCCTGAGGAGGAAG GCCCCAAAACTGTTAAGCTGTTCTCTAACAAGGAGCACATGGGATTTAG TAATGTCAATGACTATCCACCAAGCGACATGGCAGTTTTGACCCCAGACAATCTTAAG GGGAAACCAGTACTTGTAAAGTATGTCAAATTCCAAAATGTTCGTAG CTTGACAATATTTATTGAGGACAACCAGACTGGTTCCGAGATCACACAAGTTCAGAAGATTATGCTGTATGGTTCAAC AGTTGAAACAACGGACATGAAGGGCTTGAAGAAGATCGAAGATCATTGA